The DNA window TTTCCCGGCGGGGAGATCGTTTTCGACTCCGTGCTTGAAGAGTTCACCAAGGACATCGCCTGGCTATGGCTGCCATTCCTGGTTCTCATGCTGGTTACCAACCTCGGGGTCGCTCACATTGCGCTGAGGCCGGTTCGCACCGCCGTCGCTCAGGCTGAGGCCATCGCGACGCAGGCTACAATTGTCACCATCGACGAAACGGGGCTGCCGGATGATGTGCGGGCTCTTGTGCGAGCGGTCAACCTTGCATTCGCTCGGCTCCGGGCGGGGTATCGCGCACTCGAAGAATTCGTCGCGGACGTTGCTCACGATCTGAGGACGCCGATCGCGGTTCTGAAATTGCAATTGGCCGATCGCGGCGATGACGAGAGGTCCCTATTGGATCCGGAAATCAACCGCATGGAGCGAATGATTGAGCAATTGCTGGACCGGGCCCGCCTAGGCCGGATCCAGCTGTCGCCAGATGATCACGTCGATCTCGGTGAAGTCTGCCGACGGGTGGCGGAGCTTATGGCGCCGCTTGTCGTCACCAGCGGCAGGTCCATCGAGCTGATCGGCGCCGAACGTCCCCTTCCAGTGTCCGGATTGTTCGACGAACTCTTCCGGGCGATGCGAAACCTCGTCGAAAACGCGCTGTCGCACGCGCCAGCCGGCAGTGAGATTTCGGTGGCAATCGACCGTGACAGTTGCTCGGTCAGCGTCATCGACGACGGGCCGGGCTTTTCGGCGTCCATCCTGTCCCGCGACCTGTCCTCGCGGGCGCCCCTGCGCAGCGATCGGCTTGGTGGTGTCGGGCTTGGGCTGTCGATCGCGGCGCGAACTCTAAGGGCCTTTGGCGGTCAGCTGGTCCTTGAAAATGCGCCGCGCCGTGGTGCCAAGGCTACCATGATGCTGAAGCCTTGGGCTCCGCTGGATCGGTCGTCATGACGGTCGGCATCCTGCTTCGTTCGGCCGTTGCCATCCAACCCCTCATTTTCAGAGGCAGCGCAACGGGAGTCAGCCTTATGTTCTCGGGTGCAAATCCGGCAGCGGCAAGCATGGCCTCAAGATCGGCCTCACCGTAGAGACGGTGGGTTTCCGGTCCAGCCAAACGCCAGCGCTTCATGGTATCGCTGTCCGTGACGTAAAGGACGAGCCGCCCGCCCGGCCGCAGCACGCGATGGAGTTCGCGTGCTGCGACGCCTTCTTGATCGAAGAAGTAGGCGACATTGACGGCAAGTATCTTATCGAAACTCGCGTCGGGCCAGGGAAGGTCGAAAAGGCTGCCGACGCGCAAGTCCATCGTGCCACCGGCCCGCATGTTTCGCCGGCGTGCCTGGTCGACCATTTCGGCGGAGCGGTCGATGCCGTGCAGACGGCAACCCGGCGCGGCGGCGAGAATACTCCCGAGCGCCTGTCCCGGACCAAAGCCGACTTCGAGAATCGCCTCGCCCGCCTGAGGGGCCAGCGCGGCGACCGCCCGCTCGTTAGGAGCCCGGTTGAGAGGGACCATGATGTGTCCCAGAAGCCGGCCGGCGACACCCTTCGGGTGGGCGAGCTGGTGGTCGATCCAGCTCCAGAGGTCGCCGCCGTCTCTCTGTTTTGAAAGAATTGGGGTCACGTCTTTGCCTGCAGCTTGGCAAGATCTTCCTTGATCACTTGGCGGCGGCTCTTGTCCCAGAGCGGCCGCAACGGGCTCTCCGGTATCGACAGGGCATAGGTGAAGACTTGGCGCGCCTTGTCATTTTCACCTTGGTTCATCAGGAAATCGCCGTAAAAATACCAGGCGTCGAGGCCCTGCGGCGCGGAGCTCGTCGCCTGCTCTAGGAGGGCCCGGGCTTTCTGGTTGTCACCGAAGGCGATCGGAAAGCCGGGAACACGATAGTAGAGAACCCCGAGGCTGGCCGGTGCACCGGCGTTGAGGGCGGTGGGGTTTTCCGCATAGGCTTTTTCGAGAGTGACCTTTGCCTGCTTGACCAGTGACAGCGCCGAAAAGGCCGATGCCATGGAGGCCTGTTCCGATTTCAGGATGCCGTCCCAGATCTCGGCCTCGACCCGAGTGGGGTAACGGGCCAGAAGAGCGTCCGCTTCCGCGCCGACCTTTTCCATTTCGGCTGTTTGCTTGTCGCCCGGGGGAATTGTGAATTTCACGGTTTCCCAACGGATCTCAAGATCATGCAGGGCGCCGTCGAATGCAGGATCGGCGTCGGCGAACGCCGGGGCGGAGGAGAACACCATGGCGCCGAGAAAGGCAGCGCGAATTGCGGTGACGCGAGTTGAGCTCATTATTTGGATTCCGTGTATGGGGTTGGGACTTCATTTCGCCGTTAGGGCGCGATCGATCAGAGCGGGAAACATGCTCTGGATGAGAATGAAGAGCCGTTCGGGTCCCACGGGGTAAACGGTTCTTCGCCCTTGGCTGACGGCTTTCCAGATTCGCTTGGCCACAGCATCGGGTGCGTCGAGTGACATGCCTTGGCTCTCGATGAGATCATCGAAGGCCGACGCGGCGTCGGTGCGGGTGGCGCGGGGCGCGGCATAGGTGACTTCGATGCCATGGCGCTTCCACTCCCTTCGTAGGGCCAACGAGAAGCCGCGCAGGGCAAACTTGCTGGCGGAGTAGGCGGCAAATTCGGGATAGGCGATTTCGCCGAACACCGAACCGACGTTGACGACGCGCGGCGAGCGCGCTCGGCTCGCCTTAAGCAAAGGAAAGGCCGCGCGTGTAAGCGCCATGGGAGCCAGCACATTGGTTTTAATCAGGCGCTCGACCGCGTCATCATCAAAGGTGTCATGAGGTCCGCCTTCCACGATGCCGGCGTTGTTGACGAGAATATCCAACCGACCCCAGCGGCGGCCGATGGTATCGATCACGCGTGCGCGCCCGGCCGCGGTGGTGAGGTCGGCGGGAATGACAAGCGTGTCGCCGCCGCCGTCGAAGAGGGCAGCCGTCTCAGCCAGTGCGTCGGCTCTCCGTCCGCACAATGCGATATCGGCCCCCTCGCGGTCGGCGGCCAGTGCCAGAGCGCGCCCGATGCCAGAGCCGCCGCCCGTGACCAGGACAAGAGGGGGCTCAGGCTGCATTTGCCAGCCCCTCACGTGCGTCGATCTCCCGGAAGATGCCGCCGTAGAGGTGATGGAAAATCTTGGAATTGTCGATGATCAGGCGTCGGATTGCCGGGTCGGTAAAGCCGTTGACGAGATCGCGGAAGAAAGCGACATGGCTCTGGTCGAGACTGCCGTGCGAGCGGAGGTAAGAAAAGCCGTTGGCGCCTTGCTGGTCCCAGGACTGGCTCAGGCGGTCGGCGAGCTTATCGGCGAGCAGAACCGACATGCCTTCGAGCACATGCACGCTGCCGAGCATGGCGTAGGGGTTCACATGCTCAATGGCGTAATAGCTATAGCCGATCATGGCGATGGTCGCGGGCGACGGATTCCGCTTGCGCACGGCGTCGGCATCGCCGCCGAAAAATACGATATCGTCGAGGATCCACTTCTCGTGGCCGCGCTCTTCCTCCATGTATTCGACCAGCGCGTCCTGATAGCGCTCATCGGTGGTACGGGAAGCTGCCAGAGCCAGCAGTGGAAACGTATGGCTCACGTGGTGATAGGCCTCGCCGAGAAAGGCGAGATAGGTCTCGCGGTCGGCTCCTTCCGCGATTGCCCGCCGGATGAGCGGTATGGAAAGAAAACGCTGCCGCTCGGCTGAGGTTTCTTGCTGAAGCTGGTCATAGAAAGACATGGTTGGTCCTTTGCTGGGGATCGTGTGAGGCTTGGTATCGTCACGCCGCTTGTTCGCGACGGGCCAAAAGGAAAGTCGCGATGGCGTTGCGGCGAACGCGGCCGTTGTCGGTGATGAGCTGCTCGATCCGCGCGGTGGCCAACGAGACCGAAATGGCACGCTCGGGGCGCGCATAGGATGGGAGCGTGACCGTCAGGTCGCGGACAAGACCGGTCAGGTCGGTCTCGCTGGCAGTCATGAACCAGGATTCCGCTGCCGGAGCCGGTATCAGAATGGCGGTCAATGGCTGATCCGACCCGCCTGATACGCAGGCAAGCGCGAGGCGTGGATCCGAGAGCAGGGCGGTTTCCACCCACTCCGGACTGACGTTGCGGCCGTAGCCGGTGATGATCAGATTGTCCTTGCGGCCCAATACGATAAGGTTGCCCGCTTTATCAAAGCGGCCGAGATCGCCGGTTCGCCATGGTCCGAAATGGTCCACTTTTCCGAGGTAGCCTTGCGTTACCGATGGGCCGGAGACGATGATTTCTCCGTCTTCAATGATGACGTCCAAGCCATCGAGCGGCTGGCCGACGGTTCCCGCCACCCTGGCACCCGGACGGTTCAAGGCGACCACGGAACAGCACTCGGAGAGACCGTAGCCCTCGTGGATGGGGATGCCGAGCAAGGCGGCGCGATTGGCGATCGATTCTGGAACCGGCGCACCACCCACGGCGACAAACCGTAGTGAGGCTGGGGCGGTTTGCCCGTTGGCGGATAGTTCCGTCACCCAGATCTTGAGGAGTTGGGGCAGGAGGACCGACGATGTCGGCTTGTGGCGTTCGAAAACGCCTGCCAGCGATCGGACGGCGCCGCATCCGATGGCATCGGCTGTCTCTCGGTCGAAGAATGTCCGGCCACCAACCCTTATCGGAACGAATATCGCGGCGAGCATTTCCAGAAGCAGCGACAACGGCAAGACCGAAAGATAGCTGTCGGCGTGAGTGGCTCGGCTTGCTTCGGCCAACGCGCTGGTAGACCAGGCAATTTGTCGCTCGCCGAGGCGCACGCCTTTGGGCGTTCCCGTGCTGCCGGAGGTGTAGATGATCATGCCGAAGTCCGACGCCGGCTGCGGCAAGCTCGACGCTTCGGTATCAACCTTGACCACCAGGGTGGCGAACCCTTTCAAGGCTTGCTCTGTTTCGGTCTGTCCGTCGATCAGGATCAGCTCGACGCCGGCATCGGCAACGATGTGGGCGATCTGCCCAGCGCTGAAGAAGGTCGGCAGCGGAACGATGGTCTTTCCCGCCGCGGCGGCTGCGATGACAGCCACAGCCCAAGTGACGCCATTGGGCATCAGGAGGCCGACAACCCCAGGCGCCCGCTGGAGCTGGGCGGCGAGATTGCTCACCGCTGCCAGGAACTCACGCCTGTCGAGGTCGTGCTCCGCATCGGCGAAGGCCTTGGCCGTGCCATCGGCGGCGGTGTTATCGAGGAGGGATTCAGATAGCGACGGCATGATCGGCGGTGCCTCCGGGAGAGGTCATGCGAGCCCTGAGATGCTCGATCGAAATGGCGAATACGCGGGGGGATGTCAGATAGTAGCGACCCCAAGTCTCGGGTGAGGGAACGCGGTGAGCCTCGGCGGGGCCAAGATCGATTGGGGATAGCCCCTTGCGCTTCAAAAGCAGGGCAAGGCGGTTTGTCAGCGTGTAGAACGACCAGGTGAAACCGAGGTCGGCAATTTGCGCCGCGACGTTGTCGATGAACGCGCCCGTCTCGAGGGGCGATCTGCTGACCAGGGCGGTGACTTCGCAAATATCTGCGCGTCGGACGTGGCTGCCGATCGCGGCGGCCAGGGTCTGCTCGATAGGCTGATCCAGATAGCATTCAGAGAAGAACCCATCCTTGGGGGCTCTCAGACCGGCAGCACAAAGAAGCTCACCGCTCTTACTATATCTTGCAACCAGTTTCGGTGGGAGTTTTGCGGGGCTTGCAAAGTATGACTTGTGATAAATATCCCGAATAAATTCCTCTATACGGCGATATCGAACGTCGTTCTCGTCTATCAAAACTGAGATACCCATCGTCGTGTCCTGCTTGTTGCCTTGCGGAGACGATGATGTTCCAAGCTTACACGTTGCTTACAGATTTCAGGGCACAGCGTGAAAAGATTGCGGACTTTTCGGGGCGGGCCTGAGTGCCCAGTGTCGCTTCGTGGCTTTTGCACAGGGTAGCCGAAGGGTGGTGGGCTACCCTATCTTGCGTGCGTTCTCCCCCTGACTGATAGCTTTATTCAAACGAATAAAGTCGCAGGGGGCGAAACGAAAATGTCTCAAGGTCGTGACGGGTTTACCAGCACGTTCGGCGCACTGATGGCCACGCTCGGGTCGGCCGTGGGCCTCGGCAACATCTGGAAGTTTCCATCGCTGACCGGCACGAATGGCGGCGCCGGCTTTCTTCTGGTCTATCTCGCCGCCACCATCATCGTCGGTCTGCCGGTGATGATTTCTGAAATCATGCTCGGTCGGACAGCACGGGCGGACGCGATCTCCACTTTCGATAAGTTGGCTCCGAAGAACCAATGGTGGTGGAAGGCGATCGGCTGGATGGGGTTTCTCGCCGCGCTTCTCATCATGGCCTTCTATTCCGAGGTGGCCGGCTGGGTTTACGCCTATATCTTCAAGTCGCTGACTGGTGAGATTGCCACCACTGATCCGAAGGCGGCTGAAGTGGTATTCGGCCAGTTGGTTGCCAACCCGTGGTCTTCGCTCATCTGGCAGTGGGTGGTGCTCGCTCTCACCGGTTTCATCATCGCCTTCGGTGTTTCGAAGGGGATCGAGGCGGTGACGCGCCGCCTGATGCCGCTGCTCTTCATCCTGCTCTTGATCCTGTGCGTCCGCAGCCTGACGCTATCGGGCGCCGGGCAGGGCCTTTCTTTCCTGTTCAGCCCAGACTTTAGCAAGATCACCCCGGCGGTGATGCTCACGGCACTCGGGCTCGCTTTCTTCAAGCTGTCGCTCGGCATGGGCACCATGCTGACCTACGGCAGCTATTTCCGAGAAAATCAGAACATTGCCGCCACGGCGACGCGGGTGGTCTTCGCGGATCTGTCGGTGTCGCTGCTTGCCGGAATTGCCATCTTTCCGGCAGTGTTCGCCTTCGGCTTCGAGCCGGCAGCCGGTCCGTCGCTGGTGTTCATGACCATTCCGGCCGTGTTCACCTCGATGCCCGGCGGCGTCATCTTCATGACGCTGTTCTTCCTGTTGACGGCGATTGCCAGCGTCGGCGCGATCCTCTCCCTGCTGGAAGTCGTGGTGGCCATTCTGTCGGAGCGATTCCATCTTTCGAGGAAGACGGCGGCGCTCAGCACGATTGCCATGATCGCCGTGCTTGGCGTGCCCGCCGCTCTCTCGCAGAGCCTGACGGCGAACTGGAAGATCTTCGGTCTCAACCCGTTCGATCTCTTCGATTTCCTGAGCTCGAACATCCTGCTTCCGGTTGGCGGCATTCTGATCTGCCTGTTCGTCGGCTGGGTGTACGGCCTGGCGGCCCCGGAAAAGCGGCTCGCGGAAGCAGGCTCGCCGATCAATCGCATTGCCATCCGGAGCGTCTTCTTCCTGGTTCGCTTCGTGGCGCCGGTTGCCATCGCCATCGTTCTGCTGAACGGACTCAAGGTGTTCTGACGAGTTGGCGTGTTTCAGTGGGGGCGCCGGGCCATTCCGGCGTTCCTCACTGAGGCGTTCGCAGCCACTGTCTACTCGGCTGCCTTGGCCGCCCGCGCCGAGTTGATGTCTATCAGCCGCCGGGCGATCGCCAGCGATTCCGGCTGCTCCGAGCGATAGCGGGCTTCGATCTCCATGATCAGGAAGGTGTCCGGTAGTACGTCTATTTCGGAGAACAGAGCTTCCCAATCAATGTCGCCCCAGCCGAGCGGCATATGCAGGTCGCCGAGCCCAAGCGCCGTTGCTTCCTGCGGGTAGAATGGCTTGAAGCGGCCGATAGGCCGGCCGAAACTGTCGTGCACATGAAGATGGCCGGTGACGGGAGCCATGGCCGCCAGTTCCGCCTTGAAATCGAGTCCGCGATAGGTCGCTTCGATATAGGCGTGGCTGAAGTCGATGAGCGCCACCAGGTTCGGGTGATTTATGTCTTTGACGGTCGCTGCCAGTTCGGCCGGTGTCTGTCGATATTGCCCTTCCTCGGTCGTGAAGATGTTTTCAAGGGCGATGCGGACCCCATAGCGTTGGGCAAACTCCGCGAGTTCCATCAGCGCCTCGCGCTGGCGTGCGTCAGCACCGGTACGCTCCTTGATCTGCTCCGGTCGCAGTTCACCTCCATGCTGCACCAGCACGCGGGCGTCGATGCGATCGCAGACCTCGACCAGTGCCTTGGCGGCGGAAAGCTGAAGGGGCAGGGTCTCCGGATCCATGAAGTTGGACGCTACCAGTCCATGCACGCTGTAGCGTAGAGGCAGGCGCGCCGTCATGGCTGCCAGCCGGCGCAGCCGGTCGCCAATGATCCGGCCTCCAGCCACCAGGTCGAGGCCGCTGAGCCCGAGTTCGGCGACATCAGCGCCGATGGAGACCAGGCGAGTGAGGTCCTCACCCAGACTATCGATCTCTCCATCCTTGGAGCTGGCGCTGAATCCGGCGGCAACGATGTTGGACATGGCGTGCACCTCTATGGGTTTGTCGACCGGGTGTTGGGGTGGATCGCTCGGAATTCCAGTTTGGCAGTCCGGGGCCAACCTCGGGCAGAAATTTCTGGTCTGTCCTCATTCCGTTTTCCTGACGGTTCGATGAAATTTCGATGATTGTCCCCATGCCGGGCTTGAGGTCGGTCCGCGTTTGAGAGGCTGCGTCGGAGGGCGTCCGTCTGTCCGTCCGTTTCTTCCCAAGATATTGGTGAAAGGGCGCTTTTACGGCAAATAGTGGCTGAAATGCTCACCGAATGAGCTTGTCGATCAGCGCCCTCGGGAGTAGGAGCACACCGTAATCGTTGAGACGCCAACGGGTGGAAGATGGGCGTCTTCGATGCGCAGATCGCCACCCGCGGGACATAAAATCGTGCATGTTAACAAGCTGGTTGTCGTCGGCGTTGGGCACGTCGGCTCCTACGTTCTCGCCGACGCGATGAAGACCGGGCTGTTCGGCAAAATCGGCGTCATCGATGTCTTGAAGAATGTCGCCTACGGAGAAGCGCTCGATCAGGCACACGCCACCGCACTGACCTACATGACCAACGTCGATGTCCGCGATGGCGGATACGAACAGTGCGCCGATGCCGACGTGATCATCGTCGCGGCGGGGTCCAGCGTCACGCCCGACCCGACCAAACCGAAAGCCGAGCCCGATCGGGCGCTTCTGACCAAGGCGAATTGCGGCGTCATCCGCGAGGTCATGGCAGGCATCACGCGCTATACCAGGGATGCCATCGTCATCCTGATCACCAACCCCCTGGATACGATGGTCTATATTGCCGAGAACGAGTTTGGTTATCCGCGAGGCCGCGTTTTCGGCACGGGAACCATGCTCGACTCGGCCCGTCTGCGCAAATTGATCGCCGATACCTACGGCATTGATCCGAAGTCGGTGACCGGCTTCATGATGGGCGAGCACGGGCGGACGGCATTCCCCGTCCTCAGCCACGTCAATGTTGGCGGGATACCCTTCGGAAAGATGGACCAGTACTTCCAGGCGACGCAGGACATTCGGGATCCCGACGTGGTCAAGGCGAGGATCGTCAGCGCCGCTTACGAGGTGCTGAACGGCAAGGGCTGGACCAATGCCGGCGTGGCTCAGGCGGCGATTACGATGGCAAAGGCGGTGTTGCTTGACGAGCGCAGCATCTACCCGGCATCCACGACGCTTCGCGGTCACTATGGACACGATGGCGACGTGGCCTTGAGCATGCCCTGCATGATCGGCCGCGAGGGCATTCTGAAGCAGCTGCCTGTCGAGTTGAACGACTGGGAGGCGAAAAAGCTAGGGGAAGCGGCCGCCTTCATTCAGGCAACCATGAAGGACGCCAGTACCGGACCAGCCTTCAGCCGGTGCTGAGTTTGCGCCCCAGCTTGTCCTCGACCGATGTGATCTTGGTGGCGAGGCGGCTCGTCTCGCCGTCGCGATAATCAACCTTGAGTGCGACTTCGACGCGCGGGCAGTCGGCGCGCATGGCTTCAAAGCATGCGGTCACCACGGCCATCACTTCGTTCCATTCGCCTTCCAGGATGGTGCCCATGGGGGTGAGCTGGTAGGCGACGCCGCTTTTATCGATGATGTCGATTGAACGGGCGACGTAGGGGCTGAGGCTCTCGCCTTTGCCGACGGGATACATCGCAAATTCCAAGAGGACCATTGTGAGGGCTCCTTTTACTGCCGGGCTGGCGGCGTGCCGCAGACACGGGAGCATATAGCTCCGAACGAGCCGTGGGCAGATGGTGTTTCGCCCGGCTTACCCGCGCCACGCATGAATCGGCTTGGCGACTGGAGGTCGCATTCCCTGAAGCGAGCCTTTTTTAAAACACGCAGCTTGGCGATGAAGGTCAAATATCGTCCAGATCAATAAGACATCGAATATTATTTTGATCTGATATTTGATAAGTGATGCGCTCTATGCGCTACTTATTTTATAAAAAGAAAATTGCGCATTTCCCTTGGCTCATGGCAATATTGGTGATGCGCATTCTGTTTTAGAGGCGTGCGTGTCTCATTTGAATTATTGTTATGTGAACTATTACCTTGGAGGTCACAGTTATGTCGACCCAATCTCAATTCACCAGCCATGACGAGTATCTGACCGGTGGGGACGGTCTGCGATTATTTGTGCGCTCATGGTTCCCGACCGGCGTACCACTGGGAATATTGGTGATTTGCCATGGTTTTCTGGCACATAGCGGTCATTACAAGTGGGTTGCCGAGCGTGCGGTCGAGGCCGGTTACGGCGTCTACGCTATCGATCTCCGAGGGCGCGGCAGATCGGAGGGAGAGCGTTTTTTCGTCTCTGAGATTGATGATTATGTGAGCGATCTGGCGCAGGCGGTGTCCCTCGCGTATACGCGCCATGTTGATCTGCCGGTGTTTCTCATTGGCCATAGCGCCGGCGGCGTCGTCTCCGCAGTCTATGCTTTGCGACATCAGAATTTGTTGTCCGGCCTCATTTGCGAGAGCTTCGCCTATCGCGTCCCCGCGCCCCGGATCGCTCTCAGCTTGTTCAAGTTACTCGCCCGCGTAATCCCGAAGGTTCCTGTCCTCAAGCTGAAGACGGTTGATTTCTCGCGTGATCCGGTCGCCGTAGCGGCACTCGACAGCGATCCGCTCATTACAGGAGAAGTCCAACCGCTCCGCACCGTCGCAGCGTTGGTCCACGGTGGAGACGAACTGCAAAAGGGATTCCCGCAGATCAGTTTGCCGCTGTTGATCCTGCACGGCACGGCCGACAAGGCCACCCTTCCGGCAGGCAGCGAAGAGTTTTTTCAGCGTGCCGGATCTGTGGACAAGACGCTTAAGCTCTATGACGGACATTTTCATGATCTGCTGCAAGACATTGGGCGCGAGCAGGTCATGTCGGATATCCTCGGATGGATTGGTCAACATGTGCCGGTCCAAACCGGAAAGACGACGGCTGGTTGAGCCGCCTTATCTATTTTCGAAGCCTGCACGTTTGGTTGTACAAGTCCATCACGGCGCAACCAGATGGGTTTCGTTGGATTCGATGGCTAGTTTACTCATCGTTTCGGACAGCATCGAATTGAAGTTGGTATATTTGAGCGCGGCCGCGTAATTGTTCTCAATGGCGGCTCGGCGTGACTCGTAATCTTCCGGTGTAATGGAATTTATTGCGTGGATGAGTTCATCTTTATTTTTGCAATGAATGATGCCTGATGCATCGAAATGTCGACCAATTTCCGGATCTCCCCAATAGATCGGTACCGTCTTGTTGATGAAGCAGTCGAGTACCTTCTCGGTGAAATAGCCACCGAAGCGGCTATTTTCTATGGCGACCGAGAACCGATACTCCAGAAGGGCTTCCGATTTCGAGGGGATCGGTTTGTAGGCGCGGCCATAGAGATCCAGCTTATCGCGGCAAGCGTCCGCGATAACGTGCCGCAACCGATGACCGAATAGGTCACGCTTTTTGGACGCGATCAGCGAGATGTTGCGTGTTTTTGGAACATCGCCAGGGGGCGTTGTGCATATGTGCGGATTAAAGAACACCGCGTTGGGGCATCTTTTGAGTATTTTTGTCGAGTGGGTAAGGATGTGTTTGAAATTCCAGTAAAAAAACGGCAGCGTAAAGTAATGCCTTGGCTTTATGCCCTGTGGTTCGAGCATCATCAAGGATATAGCGCAGTCGACGCCCCAATAGGGAATGAAATGGCGGCTGCTGAAGTACACGACGACATGATCGTTGGGCGTCAAATCCCCGACGGTTGCATCGGTCTGGGCGGCCGCGGCCGCGGCGTCGTTCAGCGGAGTGTAGGTGCTTAAGGGATGATCGGCCAAGCGCAGATCCCAGCGCAGTTTGGTCGGCTGGTAGAAAATTTTGGGTTCGATCATTCGCTGAACTCACTCCGATCGCATCGTCGGAGCCGTTAGTTATCTGAAGTGGCGATCCGTGTCGTTAGCGTCGGATATCGTCGACCAAATTAGTTGGGCAGATAGCGGCAGTCCAGCGGAACAGTGCGATGTCACGTCTATCCCATCAAATGCGCGCCGCCGGTTGCCTCCCGGTTTAGTCCGGGAGGCAGTTTGACAGGTCAGGCTAATTTGACGATGGCGCAGCCATAGGGTTCGAGCGCGAGGGGCCCTTCTACGACGTTCCCGGTCAGAAGGTCGGTTCCGCGTGGTACGCCTGATGCCGTTACCGGCTCCGCGTCAGTGTTCAGCACGAAGAGCAGCTTGCGGTCTGCCGCCTCGCGAAGCGTCACTTCCACATTCGGCGGCAGGTCCGAGAGGAGCGGTGCGATGCCGGCGGTCGGAAACAGCTGGTCGGCGAGGCCTTCGACCAGCGTCTCGGTGAGATAGGTGCCGACGTAAACCGCGCGTCCTGCCCCGACCTTCCGGCTGGTGACGACGGCGCGACCGCTCGCGAAGCGGTTGCTCCACTGACCCAGCAACTCGACATCCGGCTCGGTTTCCAACAGTTCGTAAAGGTGCGCCGATTCGTGTTCGCGATTGCCTAGCGTGAAATTATACCGTCGCTCCGTTGACCCGGCCGGCAACGTCTTTGCGGGTGTGTGCAGCCCCCATTCGGTGCCTTGAAGAGCGAACAGGCCGTCGGATCCCGGTTCGGCAACCCGGCCGAATTCCTCGATCCGAACGCCGCATAGCCTGGACAATCCGGGGCCGGGTGCCATGGTCCGGATGATATGGTTGTTGTCGTCACGCGTGCCGGTCATGGCGCCGACCACCAGCGTGCCGCCGTTCCGAACGAAGGCCTCCACCCGCTCGTCCCACTCCGGCTTCCACATCACCCAGTGGGGGACATAGAGCAGCTTTAGGCGCGAGAGATCGTCTTCGGGGTGGATAAAGCCGCAGGCGATGCCATTCTTGTAGCAATAGCGGTGCAGCCGCGTCGCGTCCTCCAGAGGGCTCGGCAGG is part of the Pleomorphomonas sp. PLEO genome and encodes:
- a CDS encoding sensor histidine kinase, which gives rise to MKVGPRGLFGRLTIGLLLAAVAAILFAAAFLYFRFQAYETQFREGTLRSFARAIAADVVASGERSFSAGRRTQTLIDRANGLYVVLDAEGQWLGGNSPNRDAFVPLDGKEGFFFELPAGPAQTTRYGLATAIVGTDRPLFVEVVFPGGEIVFDSVLEEFTKDIAWLWLPFLVLMLVTNLGVAHIALRPVRTAVAQAEAIATQATIVTIDETGLPDDVRALVRAVNLAFARLRAGYRALEEFVADVAHDLRTPIAVLKLQLADRGDDERSLLDPEINRMERMIEQLLDRARLGRIQLSPDDHVDLGEVCRRVAELMAPLVVTSGRSIELIGAERPLPVSGLFDELFRAMRNLVENALSHAPAGSEISVAIDRDSCSVSVIDDGPGFSASILSRDLSSRAPLRSDRLGGVGLGLSIAARTLRAFGGQLVLENAPRRGAKATMMLKPWAPLDRSS
- a CDS encoding class I SAM-dependent methyltransferase, translated to MTPILSKQRDGGDLWSWIDHQLAHPKGVAGRLLGHIMVPLNRAPNERAVAALAPQAGEAILEVGFGPGQALGSILAAAPGCRLHGIDRSAEMVDQARRRNMRAGGTMDLRVGSLFDLPWPDASFDKILAVNVAYFFDQEGVAARELHRVLRPGGRLVLYVTDSDTMKRWRLAGPETHRLYGEADLEAMLAAAGFAPENIRLTPVALPLKMRGWMATAERSRMPTVMTTDPAEPKASASW
- a CDS encoding tetratricopeptide repeat protein, which produces MSSTRVTAIRAAFLGAMVFSSAPAFADADPAFDGALHDLEIRWETVKFTIPPGDKQTAEMEKVGAEADALLARYPTRVEAEIWDGILKSEQASMASAFSALSLVKQAKVTLEKAYAENPTALNAGAPASLGVLYYRVPGFPIAFGDNQKARALLEQATSSAPQGLDAWYFYGDFLMNQGENDKARQVFTYALSIPESPLRPLWDKSRRQVIKEDLAKLQAKT
- a CDS encoding SDR family NAD(P)-dependent oxidoreductase, whose product is MQPEPPLVLVTGGGSGIGRALALAADREGADIALCGRRADALAETAALFDGGGDTLVIPADLTTAAGRARVIDTIGRRWGRLDILVNNAGIVEGGPHDTFDDDAVERLIKTNVLAPMALTRAAFPLLKASRARSPRVVNVGSVFGEIAYPEFAAYSASKFALRGFSLALRREWKRHGIEVTYAAPRATRTDAASAFDDLIESQGMSLDAPDAVAKRIWKAVSQGRRTVYPVGPERLFILIQSMFPALIDRALTAK
- a CDS encoding TenA family transcriptional regulator, with amino-acid sequence MSFYDQLQQETSAERQRFLSIPLIRRAIAEGADRETYLAFLGEAYHHVSHTFPLLALAASRTTDERYQDALVEYMEEERGHEKWILDDIVFFGGDADAVRKRNPSPATIAMIGYSYYAIEHVNPYAMLGSVHVLEGMSVLLADKLADRLSQSWDQQGANGFSYLRSHGSLDQSHVAFFRDLVNGFTDPAIRRLIIDNSKIFHHLYGGIFREIDAREGLANAA
- a CDS encoding AMP-binding protein is translated as MPSLSESLLDNTAADGTAKAFADAEHDLDRREFLAAVSNLAAQLQRAPGVVGLLMPNGVTWAVAVIAAAAAGKTIVPLPTFFSAGQIAHIVADAGVELILIDGQTETEQALKGFATLVVKVDTEASSLPQPASDFGMIIYTSGSTGTPKGVRLGERQIAWSTSALAEASRATHADSYLSVLPLSLLLEMLAAIFVPIRVGGRTFFDRETADAIGCGAVRSLAGVFERHKPTSSVLLPQLLKIWVTELSANGQTAPASLRFVAVGGAPVPESIANRAALLGIPIHEGYGLSECCSVVALNRPGARVAGTVGQPLDGLDVIIEDGEIIVSGPSVTQGYLGKVDHFGPWRTGDLGRFDKAGNLIVLGRKDNLIITGYGRNVSPEWVETALLSDPRLALACVSGGSDQPLTAILIPAPAAESWFMTASETDLTGLVRDLTVTLPSYARPERAISVSLATARIEQLITDNGRVRRNAIATFLLARREQAA
- a CDS encoding thermostable hemolysin, which produces MGISVLIDENDVRYRRIEEFIRDIYHKSYFASPAKLPPKLVARYSKSGELLCAAGLRAPKDGFFSECYLDQPIEQTLAAAIGSHVRRADICEVTALVSRSPLETGAFIDNVAAQIADLGFTWSFYTLTNRLALLLKRKGLSPIDLGPAEAHRVPSPETWGRYYLTSPRVFAISIEHLRARMTSPGGTADHAVAI